The window TAGGATATAGAATATAACATTAACAACAACGGTCAACTTTAGATTAGAATAATGTAGGTGGCAACTATTTGTCTTTTTTGTAGTCTCGGAGGTTCATGTGTTGGCATTCGAAGTTAAGGTCTAGACTCATGTCacaatatttgaaaattttatcatTGAATTGAAtagtaatataaaattttagggGGGAAACCAACTGAGATTGGAGTTTGGTAGCCCAAATTAAGCCGTTTCGAGTCGTAGTAGTTAGGAGCAAGTGCAATCAAAAGTAATATTCttcttatatgtatttattttttttgtttttgtattcaacttttcatacatgttttcttatatatatatatatatatatataatgtgatgTTCTTGCTAATTATAATTTTACAAGTAACACGATAACAACGATCGATATTTGTACAACTCTTATATGAAAATGACTCAGTATAAAAAAAACAGAATATTTTGTAATCGTTTTTAAACTGATCTCTTTTACCAAACCCCGATTCAACGTCACATGTTCTCCAAGTCCGAAGGGCCGGTGCCCAACTACTCATTCCTGAAAAGGTTTAGGATAACCAGCAtttccaaataaaaataaataaataaaataaaccgTGACTCTAAATTCTAATCTAAATATTCAGTCACAATTGATAGTCACAAAAAAGATATtacttgattaataaaaatatcggAAGGCTTAAAAGCAAACAGAGGGGCATTGAAACTTCTTGAGACGGTGCCGTATAATGGTTTGCAAAAAAGTCAAGTCACCCCCTTTTCGATCTGTCTTATTTAGAGAGACACCGTTTCCTACACTCCCCTGTCTTGCTCACCCACATCCCACGGCCCAGTGTTTtggattattatttattagtcaAAATTCTTAAAAACCATTAGCGTGGGATTGAGGGAAAAAAACAAACTgttttaaagaagaaaataacaaaaatcacGATATCATTACGCGTCTGATGATATTTTTTAGAAAGATGTTTgttgataataaaataatatgaaaaatgcTATATGACTATACaaaattactttattttttctataaaaacaaAACTGAGCATACATTTATCACATATCTAGATACCAACAAGAAGCATTGAGATTGAACACCAATGTTCAAATATACAATGAATCGTATTAAGGAAGTAATTATTTGTATCTACACAACAATTTACTACTCGTAAATGTTAACAAGAGATAATATTATAGAGTTATTAATCTAGTTTACCgacacatatatttttaatgaattaaaaatgaaaatgtatatatacacttaaTTAAAACAAACGAAAGAGATACGCTCATCTCCTTTTGCGATAGCATAGAGGCATGTAATTTAATTCAATGTCATAAATGTGATATTGAAATGTCATAACAAATCCGTCTAAATATATTTCAAAGGATAGGCAGTTAggcaccaccaccatctcaaATGATGCATGTCTAAATACTACTCGAATTGTTTCTCGAAGTATACTATGTAAATGTCCACTTTCCTTGTAATTATGATACGTAATGTcctcctttttattattattacgatcTTCAATATCAACTTGACTAGCTTAACGGTGACACATTAATGCACATTACGAAAATCAGTGCCCACCGGATGTATTTTAGATTATTCGGTGATAATACGTtgttaaacaaaaacatatgaTGTATTTTAGATTATTCGGTGATAGTTGTGTAAAAGAGTGTTATATCGATATTGTATTAAAACAGTTAATGTTTCTTATTTAAACTTGTTTACACTAAAAGAAAACAGATTATTTAGTTAAATTGGATCCCTAGACGGATGTCCGTGTGAGACGGAACCGACTGTGGTAGTGGTGAAGACGACAAGTAGTGTATGTTgttgatgtaaatataattgatgtaaaaggaaATAGTTTAATTTTTTGAGAGTTGAGATATacatgttataaattatttcattatggaCATTTTTGATAAAACATATATGATGGTAGGTGTGTTGAATGGCAATGGTTCATCATTTGAAAAGAGTGGAGAGGATGGTGTTTGCTTTATCTAAGTGTAAAGACCAATAGTGAATTATATGCTATAAAGAATGCATTTCGATGTTCAATAATCTATCTTATAATGACTCTGATTCTTTAAATGGGACTTGTTAATATGTATCCTAACATTCACGATTATAtatacccatatatatatatatatataataaagttagATAATGCATGTAAtgtttttgattaaatatatgaattaaaaaaaaattaacggcaaacatgaaaatttcaaaaacaacacgaatgatacatgatataaaaattttgaagtcATGACAAAAGAAATTAACTTATAATCATATGTTATTTATAGCATGTTACGAGCGTAATGCAACGGCGGTGGTGGGAacgacggtctagtggtgtcggtgagggtgacggtattattggaggtggcggtgtcaagtagtataggttgatgtaaaggtgatagtggaatattttagaagataagggtttaaaatattaattattaatataaaggtttagagtgtaaattaattcattaaaggcaAAATTTGGGAATTTATGAAAACTTTTTTCCATAAGGGTGGATGATATGTCTGCCTAGTTCTCCCCAGTCATCAATCAGGTGCCTATTTTTCCCCACTTACAGGGAATGTCTGCCTGTTCCTCCcactttcatttttcttttctatctacttaatttataaaataatatttaaactaATACAAGATACTAAGTTAAACAATAattttcattaaacttaaaaattaacAGTATTTTTCAGATAAATAcggttaaaaaagaaaacaacacTGATTTAAATGGAAGAGGTCACACTGATCCTAATAAATAGTACTTTCAAACCCAGTTTATAAAAAGGATAAAACTTCAGGGGGCTCAAagcaaaaattaatttatatatattgattacaCTTTGACTTTGTTCTTCGTCTTCCACCTGCAAcactagcacatatatatatatataatgtatatataacttaaattaaaaaaaaaaagttggagtACTTTTAACAGTAAAAAAACGGTAATAAAGGTGGGCACGAGAATAGGCAGCGTGGTCTCTATTTCACTCCCCACCTCACCGGTGCCGGATAAGCGGGACGGTGTGTGCTCCGATGCCTACCCGGTGCCTATTCCATGCCTAATACATACCGTCCAGCCTAATGGGTAGTATTTATTAAGAGTAATTTAGTACTTTTGCATCTAACCATTTTCTAacactttttaaatatatggggttgataattattataaaagagtataaatAAACATACGTTTGACCACCTCATTAGTGAACCCTCTGAGATGCACATGAATACACGATTAGACCACGGGCCCCATTTCGTCTTTAGGACAAGTCGAATCTCCGGGCATGTTGTGCAGTGTCATAATGTTCTTCAACAACGATTCGGGGCACCTGAATCGCCCCATCTATTCCTCCTGAGGGGAAGTTTGGTTTTAAACCCTGATTGACTGATACTGGGTTGGGCCACACTAAAGAAGACCCGGCCCATTAAACCCATGTAAAGCTGGACGATTCAAAATCATGGGCGGGGTTGATCCACAAAAATCAAGGGGAAAAACTAGTGGGCAGTTTAAGTTTGGTTTGCTTGATTAGATAACAGTTTGATAAAGATTAGTATTAATAGTAAGTTTCTTCTCTATTTTAAGTGTTCATGTTTTATTTCTTAAATTATTGGTTCTATACCTTAGACTTTAATTTCAGTAACCGAATAATTGTTTGTCTAATACTAAAGgcccattttttttaaagtcattaagtgctgagtgtattaagtaactgaatgtattaagtaacTGATTGCATTaagaatgtatgtatgtataagtaaaatataagtaaaaactAGTTTGGAGAATAGCTAGGTTTAGTAACTAACCAATTGTAAAGTGAATTAAAACGCATTTCTTTCACCATATGCTAATTCTTGTAATGATATCATTATTCATTCATACTCGATTCCCTCACTCTCACGTATACACACTGGACGCATGCTATCTAATTAACAATTAGTTTACATTTGTTGCGCGAACACTCAAAGCTATGAGCTGATGCTGTAAAAAAAAGGTCGACACTTGCATTTACAACGCATTTATTTATTGAACACATGTTTTTACACAAGGGGTGCTTTGTAGTTTTCATAACTCTTATCTTATGCATGAATCAAGTCTTGCAACAAAAAGATAGGATACCTAGATTACTTGCATTAATCCGTAACTTGAATAACATTAGTACGTTCTAACATATATAGGACTGGAGCCTCCACATCCCAAATGGCCACTTGTGTCATTTTAAACATACAACTGGCTATATCCAACTATTATGCGACGGGCTTACATTTAAAGGGCATGGTGCCACGGAGACATCCTTATTAGCAATCTCAAAACATTCTTAGGGCTCGTCATCAACAGCTAGCGGGACGGAGTTCATCTGCTCAGCATATAGTAAAACCAAAACATGTTATAAATCAACGAAATACTTCTATCCAAAGACAGAATGTTGACCAAAATGAGTTTACATATTGACAAATTCTCACCAGTTCACGCAGCTTTAGCATGTAAAACATTTCAATGTATCGTCGAGTTTCACGCCTCTCAAGTTTTGAAACATACTTCCAAAAGCTATAAACTCCAGCTAATGTCATCAACCGTTCAGCATAGATCTTCCATGTGTACCTAATAATGTAGCATTAGTTTGTTAATCAATGGGCCAGCTATTAGATATTGTGAATAACGTCGTTAAAAAGATATTAACCTTTCGCTTATTCTTTTAACCCCATCATCAGATATCTTGACCCAGTAAGTAGGATCCTCCTTGCACTTTTGGAAAAAATCAGCCACTGTATCAGATGTCTTATCAGGATGATATGGATCAATATGAAACCCAGACACCCCATCTTCGATAATCTCCGCGGGCCCACCATGACATGTGGCAAATGTGGGGAGGCCACATGCCATGGCCTCCACCACTGTAAGTCCAAAAGCTTCATAGAAAGCAGGCTAACATTTAAGGATTTACCATATAGAGCTTGTTAGGTTGTACTTGGTCAATCAATAAACATAAAAGGCTCATtccaaaaaaatcaataaacatAAAAGGAGGCTTATAATACATACCTGGACGAAAACTCCCCTTCCATCAGCAATATAACGATAAAGTTCACCATTTCGAGCTCGATTAGTTTGGGAAGATATCCATCGTAGTTGACCATCTAACTTGTATTGCTTAATAAGATCATGCATTTTCTCAATTTCTGCAATCTCTTCTCGGTCACTCGACTGCTTCACATCATTATAACCAGCAACTATAACAAGGTTTGCAAACTCTCTCAGCTTATTATTCTTGGCATAGAACTCTACCAGACCTGTTATATTTTTCACATGATCAAGCCTCGCAATTGAGAAAATCATGGGTTTAGACGGGTCACTTATATTGCCACTGCATCAAGTTCAAGAAACATGTCCagttaaatttatatcatataGAATAACTTGAACAATAACAATTTGgtatattatttgatatagaACTTTCTTTGAAATAAGAAATGACTCACATGTGGATGTCGTTCTGTTCAGGGTCGTACAATAGCTTCTCAATTGTGGGATGTAGAGATGTAAGCCGCTTCTCCTTTTCCGCGTATGAGAAGTAGATTGTTGAATCTGCCCCTGGAGACACAATGTTGAACTTTGGATCAAACACGTCAACACCATGAACAACCCTGTACAAGCCCGGAAGAGTGAAAGCTGCATGATTTTCATATTGTCCAACGGTATTCTTCCTGAGAGGAATGGcaattaaaattagaaaattgttGCCATCATCGTGTTCTCATATTTAATGTGTTTGAAACTCGCTCATTAGGAAATCACTTACGTTCCTGCAATCTCTTGGTATGTACTTGTGATGATAAAATCTGCATTGTTCATGGCCAGGAGGTCGGCAGTAAATTGACATGAAAAATGGTATTTCTCATCATATTTCTTCCAATATAAGTCAGAATCTGGATACTTAGTTTTCTCTAACGCATGCGCTACGTTACACTGCATAATATAAAGTGTTAAAGAACGATCTCATAAGGTTTTTAGAGCTCATATTTTTAGCAGATTGCCCAACCTGGGTTACTCCCAATTTGTTAGATAGCAAGGAGGCAACTAGATTCCCATCACTGTAGTTTCCGATTATCAGATCTGGAACACCTTGCAACTCAGCCGAAATTTCGCTTGCTGCATCCTGATAATGAACCAACCATAATCATCGTAAAGTGCAACATATATAAACAGTATAACGGTCAGTACAACTTATGTTTCTGGGTTGAGTTACCTCTGTAAATGCCTCCAAATAAGGCCAGACATCAAACCTTGAGATCCATTTACGCAAAATACCTTTCTCAGTCCTAAAAGGAACCCGTAAAATATGGGTGTGTTCAGTTCCAAACACTCTCTCCAACCGTTGGTCACATGAAGTACCTTTGGCATCAGGTATCAATCGAGTCACCTTAAATGAGAACAAAGGTACTAGTTATGGAAACTATTTCAAAACAAGACACTGGTGGACTGAAAATAATCCATCATGATACATACAATTAAAATCTTAGGTTTGATATCCAGTCCCTGCTGCCTTAACTTAAGTAACATCTCATTCTCCAAGGAACGTACTTGATCCAATATGTATACAATCTATACATGGGAAAGATAGAAGTAATCATTAGTAGGCAATATATTTGGAAAATAGGCCCACATCACAGGCATCCTTCGCTACACATATTTCAATTGGTAACTGATTAAGACCAGGTTAAAGGAAGGCCCAGAGTCGTATCAGTCAAAACAATGTTATGGACAGTAATAGGTTAAAATATGGGATCCTGAATTCAATGCAAATGAGCTAAGCGTGTAACCAGATTATCTAAACAGGTTAACCGGATTAGCATGTCAACCtatttggagaaaaaaaaatcacaaattttaaaaatgggaTCTTGGTCATTTTTAAACGCAACCTAGCACAACTAACTAAATGGGTTAAGCAATGTAAACAGGTTTTTGACCCAAACGAGTTTTATTTCGAATCAGGAACCGATGCCCTAAGATTTCTGTTGAAGTTATGAATGAATGCATTCTATTTAGGGAATATGCACTATATAGCCATGTGTTCATATCCAACAGGTAAAAAAAGTGTCGGCCTCAATTCCTTAAAGGTGTAGGCTCTACAAAGTTTTGGATCTATATCGGAATTGGTTGAGTGGTTTGGGCCAAGAGATTCTATAATCATACTGATTAATCAAGACAAAGGCCTTCAACTAATCGAAGCGCATCTCAACATGCAAACACAATTACATATTTATGTTCTTAGTTATTATGGCAAGGTACCTGGCCACCGGTATCTGGTAACCCCAAAACATTGGCCTGCCCAAAGTAACCATGGATAGATAAAATGACAACACTGAATATCATTGGTATCTTTCCAAGAAACTTTTCAAGACTGGACGGATCAGGTGCTTGAAGAATTTCAGAGAGGTTATGCATCATACTCGAAACCTTTTTGGCATCATTTCCCCAACCTCTTTCAAACCCCATTTCTTGAAACCTGCAGCAAGAATGTTGAACACATATGAGAAGAAAAAGCTAAAACTCACATTTTGGAGTGTAAAGTTTGATATACCGACGCATGTTCAAATTCAGAGTAGGGTGTTTCAGGTGGCTGCTTAGAGAGGTAATCCTCCGCCTTTACCAAAGAAGATTCGAGTCTAGACATACTTTGAATTCGGTCATTTAACATCATTGCCTGCATATATATCGAGAAAATCCACAGAAGCTAAATCATGCTCAAAACAATCACAGGTTAAAGCAACCTAATAGTAATGTACTTATAAAATTTGGCCACTTTTTGTAAGGTACTTCCTTTTCTCCCGCTCATTAATGTCTCGCTGAAGTTTCAGTGGTTTGGGTACTTGGATTCATTAAATGTGTTCATATGAATTGTAAGTGGAAACATGAACGACCAAAAAGCATGCATTACTAAAAGTGTTCTAAAATGTAAGTATGATCCTCGTATATAATAATTACTTTTTCACTTGAATAAATCAAAACAAACGAATGAGTTAAACTCACATATCCTTTATGTTTATGGGCACGAAGAAAATCGAGAATTGGTTCCAGGTAATCTTTGTTGCTAAACATAATAGAAGAGAGATGGCGATTAAGGAACTGAACTCCATTGCCAATAGATGAAGAGCGTGACATCCGGGGAAATGAAGCATTGAATGGCTCAAAATCCAGTTCGAGCATAAAATGGTCTTTCTTCCTATGACATAATCAATATATTTTCCACCATCAGATATGAAactaagatatataaataaaaaagggtaTAGGAGGGAACCCTGTCTCCGGAACCACATTGGATCCTCATCGTGACCTCCCCGTAAGGTTTTTTATGCCGGAGAAATACATTCACTTAATACCCACATGATTTAGGCATCCCAAGGATCGAGCCCGCGTTTCTCAACTTCACATGTGGGGTCAAGCTgcattggtaacgggtaccgCTTCATCTATTGATGGATTggttaagatatatatatatatatatatatatagtgaagtaTATATATCATAGTGAAGTGATCAAGTAAGAACCAAAATAATGATGACAACcgtgaataaatatatatatatatatatatagtgaagtaTATATATCATAGTGAATAAATCAACTACTAAAAATCCATCTATAAGGGCTACTCCCTTACCATATCCAACCGcaaccatctcttggatcgctgCCCATCGAATCcttacgattcccatatgcgtctaGTGACAACTCCTTTAGAGCAGATAAGGGCAACGCCCataccgtatccatacgttttcaacacgtaacccatatgatattttatcctttttttaaaaaaattttttttttttttggaatgggattttattaaaagaaattaaaaaccacaccaaaaagaagaaagagggaGGGAAAGTAGTGGTTCCCACGGTTCTCACCCATGTTTTGGTTCTCACATTAACCCTACCcgtatattatatatgtctATATGTATATACGTAGTATCAAGTGAAAGTCCTCGAGTAAATGATACTTACTGCCCATCAACAAGTTCTTCCTTGAAAACAAGATATTCAGAAACACTAAGCTGTTCTACGCTTAGTTCTTCTACATTCACACGCAAAAATTCCCATACACCAGGTCTTGGACGGATAGCTAATGCTACATATGGTGGTAGAATTATGCCTTCCTATAATCCAACAAAGTTATACAAAATTAACATGATAAAGAGAATGATAAATTAGTGCATCTGGAAATTAATGATGGTGAATGTTCAGGAGTTTGAATTGGTCCAAAGCGGAACCAGACCAGTCGTAGACCAAACCAAAACTGAACACTTGAAAATGTTAAAATGTATCATCTATCACATTTTTTGactataaacatttttaagctAGGGATTTAAGTGTACTTCTTACTTTCATACAAACAACATTTTACTGGTGCTTTTAATCAGggtaatattttataatagtgCCAATCAATTCGTTTCAGAGTTAAATAACATACTATTATATAGATGACTATAACTcatatatatagatctaatgtatagaaaatttaaacataGTATAACTTTTTAAACGTAACCTGGTGTCAAATCAAAAAATGTTTGTCGCCAGCCGAGTTAATTAAAGGATGGAGCAGTTTTCCTCTGGGCAAAAAATGAAAAGTCAAAGCcatttaagaacttaaaaataCAATCAGGCGGGGATAGCTCAGTTGGGAGAGCGTCAGACTGAAGATCTGAAGGTCACGTGTTCGATCCACGTTCACCGCatttcattttttccttttttttttttaaacagaaaaacaaaaaatactacTTGTATAATAAACCTGTGCAGACTTGAGGATTTCACCAAAAGGACCATCCGCAAGCTGTTGGCGACAACTTTCATCGCCGCACAATTTCTCCATCTCATCAAGTAGATGGTGCGCTTGCAATATCCCCTTCCCTTGTTCCACATATCTACACAACAATACGTAATCATAATTAATAACGATAGACtctttacatatacatatatccataacaaaaaaaattatgaaaaaattaCCGGGAAAGAAGAGAAACGATGTCGTTTCGGTGAAGAGAAAGTGTTTCCACAACGCGGTCTCGCATACTTGGTACTCTAGTAAACTTAGGTTTTGACATTCTGATCCAATTTTTGTAAGTTCAAGAATTTTTGGTTATGCCTttccaaaacaaaaataaattgtaGGTGATCGAGGCTTATGTGTCTCAAATGATTGTAGTACTAcacttgtacatatatatataatatagagtAGTGGTAGTATAATATAGAGTGGTAGTACAATTTTAGATAAGAATTgaatttgaatgaatttttATTGCAACTACAAAGATAAAAAACCGTCGACATAGCGTAGGAGGACATCTGTCCCGATGCCTAGTGCATGAATTCAGTCGCAAATTTTACTTTACACCTTCCACATGCGTGACTACTTTAATCCGTCGACGAAGttcaaattaataattaataaataaaattaaaaatccaCAATGGGAAGGCCAAAGCCTGTATTGCAGAACACTGGTCATTCTAATAAACTGGTCAAACTAGTCAAACACACAAGTAGGTTGAACTCGTTTTATCTGTTGAAATTTAAttggaatatattttttttaaatctttctaTGAATCAAAAGATTAAATTAGTAAAAAGAAATAATGAGATTACACTTGACAcgagaaaaaataaataaaattaagcgGATTATTATAAGATTTGTTAACCAATTTAATTTGTTCATCATCtatatattactttaaaaacacattatattaattaaaaatacattttatctataattaaaaGAGGGAGCTTGGGAGAAAGTTAAGATATACTTGACATTTGTAACCcttgaaatttataaaaaaaaatttctctatTCCCATCTTAATATTTATCCCTAAAAGAGTTGAGTAACAAGTAGCTAACATTTGTTACACAAACACTCGAAgctttactttatatatatatatatatactaggtcttttacccgcacgatatgcggttatttaaaaatgttgttttagttatatgaatatttataataacttttaacaactatacattatttaggcatgtacatataaatctatattatcattaaatggaaatttttacatttattgaaatagataaattcaaaatataacttttattatttatgaaaatctttacatttatataaaaacatacgttatcaaatattcatattaattatcacatattatacttcatgcaatactaatgaacataaaatgaagttaaaatgtaaatataatgtaaaatcataacgatctataatttttttgcaaagtgatatgtgacttattagaatttcatcacactctttcaaagaaaatagtttcataaaacttacttcatcaaataataaaattcataaaagttgaaaagctttaattaaatatagttagaaaccaaattcaaattataattagattacaaagagcaaacctatgattcaaattaTGTTGTATTCA is drawn from Erigeron canadensis isolate Cc75 chromosome 9, C_canadensis_v1, whole genome shotgun sequence and contains these coding sequences:
- the LOC122582189 gene encoding sucrose synthase 2-like; this translates as MSKPKFTRVPSMRDRVVETLSLHRNDIVSLLSRYVEQGKGILQAHHLLDEMEKLCGDESCRQQLADGPFGEILKSAQEGIILPPYVALAIRPRPGVWEFLRVNVEELSVEQLSVSEYLVFKEELVDGQKKDHFMLELDFEPFNASFPRMSRSSSIGNGVQFLNRHLSSIMFSNKDYLEPILDFLRAHKHKGYAMMLNDRIQSMSRLESSLVKAEDYLSKQPPETPYSEFEHAFQEMGFERGWGNDAKKVSSMMHNLSEILQAPDPSSLEKFLGKIPMIFSVVILSIHGYFGQANVLGLPDTGGQIVYILDQVRSLENEMLLKLRQQGLDIKPKILIVTRLIPDAKGTSCDQRLERVFGTEHTHILRVPFRTEKGILRKWISRFDVWPYLEAFTEDAASEISAELQGVPDLIIGNYSDGNLVASLLSNKLGVTQCNVAHALEKTKYPDSDLYWKKYDEKYHFSCQFTADLLAMNNADFIITSTYQEIAGTKNTVGQYENHAAFTLPGLYRVVHGVDVFDPKFNIVSPGADSTIYFSYAEKEKRLTSLHPTIEKLLYDPEQNDIHIGNISDPSKPMIFSIARLDHVKNITGLVEFYAKNNKLREFANLVIVAGYNDVKQSSDREEIAEIEKMHDLIKQYKLDGQLRWISSQTNRARNGELYRYIADGRGVFVQPAFYEAFGLTVVEAMACGLPTFATCHGGPAEIIEDGVSGFHIDPYHPDKTSDTVADFFQKCKEDPTYWVKISDDGVKRISERYTWKIYAERLMTLAGVYSFWKYVSKLERRETRRYIEMFYMLKLRELMNSVPLAVDDEP